A window of Cryptomeria japonica chromosome 3, Sugi_1.0, whole genome shotgun sequence contains these coding sequences:
- the LOC131059785 gene encoding subtilisin-like serine-protease S: MAGTAITHLLFPFIVILILLSTAASRHFNEKLYVVYMGDVTSPDIEDYSQTAATESHLSLLHSLLGSHEAAEESLVQGYWKSFNGFAAWLSSSHVQHLSNTDGVVSVFESKNAQLLTSRSWDFVGLPLSQQTNDLEYQSDGYGQNQKVSMTLDLVPFPQNGGERAKRYRTSNPAISTTAFIRSSFQTKSSLCSEIQKIIGAKFYYKGLGSQPAAGEFTSPRDSNGDGTHTSSTVAGSIVRNGSLFGLAQGDVRGGVPGARIAIYKVCWLDSCSDVDILATFDDAIHDGVDVISVSIGHAGSFFFPLEYF, translated from the exons ATGGCAGGCACGGCCATAACCCATCTTCTGTTTCCCTTCATTGTTATCCTTATCCTTCTCTCCACAGCTGCTTCTCGACACTTTAATGAAAAG CTTTACGTAGTCTATATGGGTGATGTTACGTCCCCAGATATAGAAGATTATTCCCAAACAGCAGCAACTGAGTCCCACCTTTCATTGCTTCACTCTCTACTTGGAAG CCATGAGGCAGCAGAGGAATCTTTGGTTCAGGGTTATTGGAAGAGCTTTAATGGATTCGCAGCTTGGCTTTCTTCATCTCATGTCCAACATCTCTCAA ACACAGATGGTGTTGTCTCTGTGTTTGAAAGCAAGAATGCTCAACTCTTGACAAGTAGATCATGGGATTTTGTGGGACTCCCTCTGTCTCAGCAAACCAATGATTTGGAGTATCAAAGTGAC GGGTATGGCCAGAATCAGAAAGTTTCAATGACGCTGGATTTGGTCCCATTCCCTCAAAATGGAGGGGAGCGTGCCAAACGATACCGGACTTCAAATCCTGCAATAAGTACTACAGCATTCATTCGTTCCTCTTTCCAAACTAAATCCTCTTTATGTTCAGAAATACA GAAAATAATAGGTGCAAAGTTTTATTATAAAGGCTTGGGATCTCAACCAGCTGCTGGTGAGTTCACATCTCCAAGAGATTCAAATGGCGATGGAACACACACCTCCTCCACAGTTGCTGGAAGCATTGTCAGAAATGGCAGCCTCTTTGGACTAGCTCAAGGAGACGTACGTGGAGGAGTACCTGGTGCAAGGATTGCTATATACAAGGTTTGTTGGTTAGATTCTTGCAGCGATGTAGATATCCTTGCTACATTTGATGATGCAATCCATGATGGTGTGGATGTCATTTCTGTTTCAATTGGACACGCTGGATCCTTCTTTTTCCCACTTGAGTACTTTTAA